One window of the Mixophyes fleayi isolate aMixFle1 chromosome 6, aMixFle1.hap1, whole genome shotgun sequence genome contains the following:
- the CDCA3 gene encoding cell division cycle-associated protein 3 — translation MGITESREQVTPSRPLRILRLSHMSDPRSPTVGITRTPIEVGNSSRLTPLAVQEVVEDTAVSDPRSPTQGIVRTPLRQSFQVSLNLLAKQLSEVFVAEDSGIEGSPVNDVDAPVAIDEHQSVSEETPVPAPGVKEPEAAEEPAIFPFVPPEAAVELTPPVLQKQIPRGKSPSAAGAKKVRHRNKKTLISAAPGRSPLKILQEDNSPSTNMQNRQLKISFQSEPSSLGNVKILHSSWEMSHNKENALYGQSES, via the exons ATGGGAATAACAGAGTCCAGAGAGCAGGTGACTCCGTCACGTCCTCTACGAATCCTCCGCCTGTCACATATGAGTGACCCGCGCTCTCCTACAGTTGGAATCACGAGGACGCCTATTGAG GTCGGGAATTCCTCGCGGCTCACGCCATTGGCTGTACAAGAAGTCGTAGAGGACACAGCCGTAAGTGATCCACGTTCCCCTACACAAGGGATTGTACGCACACCCCTACGGCAATCTTTTCAGG TTTCCTTGAACCTTTTGGCCAAGCAGCTCAGTGAGGTGTTTGTAGCAGAGGATTCTGGGATTGAGGGAAGCCCTGTCAATGACGTAGATGCTCCAGTTGCCATTGATGAACACCAATCAGTGAGCGAGGAGACCCCTGTACCTGCCCCTGGTGTCAAGGAGCCAGAAGCAGCAGAGGAACCAGCGATTTTCCCATTTGTCCCACCTGAGGCAGCCGTAGAGCTGACTCCACCTGTTCTGCAGAAACAGATTCCACGGGGCAAGTCCCCAAGTGCAGCAG GTGCGAAGAAAGTACGACATCGCAACAAGAAAACGCTGATCTCTGCTGCTCCTGGTCGTTCGCCACTAAAAATCTTACAGGAGGACAACTCCCCCAGCACCAACATGCAAAACAGACAG CTGAAGATCTCCTTCCAGTCCGAGCCATCGTCTCTGGGGAACGTGAAGATTTTGCATAGCAGTTGGGAGATGTCGCACAACAAGGAGAACGCACTGTACGGCCAGAGTGAAAGCTGA